The sequence ATCTAACGGCCACCGTAAATGATGCAGCAGTGCAGAGAAAGTGAATGCAATTATCCGGGGAGATCTGTTTAACATGCAATTGATAAAGCAACCAGTGAGGCAACTGGTCGATCAAGCCTTGGCAATCAGTTTAGTTATCGAATTGATTGAGCGAATAAAGATAATAAATCAATCGCGCTTGTAAGAGAGATCTTATAAGTGATTAATCAGAAGTCAGCAGACGGCATATTAGCCAAATGCTCATCTTAATAGATGAGACATGGTGAAGGCCTGAACATCTTAACTTTAGGAGATACCATAATTGAACTTGAAACCACAAAGATCACCGTGTTGTGATAGTGACTCTCAGCGTTCGACTGTGAATAATACCTTAAATGAATCTAACCAGAACCAATCAACATTAATGATACAGATACTCAGCGACCAAAATATTGGCACTGCATGGCAACATGTGAAAACCAATAAAGGTGCAGCGGGTATTGATAATATGAAGATCGAGGAATTTAACGAGTTTGCTGTGCAACACTGGCAAGGGATTAAATCTAAGATCCTCGATGAAACTTACCAACCTCTTCTGGTTAAACGGGTACGTATTCCCAAATCGGATGGTGGTGAGCGATTGCTTGGGATCCCCTCTGTTATCGACAGAATGATCCAACAAGCCATTTCTCAAGTAATTACTCCGTACTTTGAACCACTATTTTCATCTCATAGTTATGGGTATCGGCCAGGTAAAAGAGCAAGTCAGGCAGTAAGTCATGTTCAATCTTGTGTTAAACAAGGCTTTAAGACTGCGGTTGATATTGATTTATCGAAGTTTTTTGATGAAGTAAATCATGACATGCTAATGAACCGCATTGGTCGTAAAATCAAAGATAAAGCACTAATGCGATTACTCGGTAAATACTTACGTGCAGGGATCGCAGAAATAGAAACAGGTCTTTGGTTCCCATCAGATAAAGGTGTGCCGCAAGGCGGTCCTTTATCACCATTATTGTCTAATATTTTATTAGATGAATTGGACAAAAAGCTAGCCTATAAGCAACTCAAGTTTGCGCGTTATGCCGATGATATTATCATTTTGGTGAAAACCAAAAGCCAAGGTAAACAAGTCAAAAGTGATATCAGTAATTACATAACCAAGCGTTTGAAATTGGTTATAAATGAATCTAAAAGTCGAGTGGGACCTGTGTCTGGCTCTAAATTTCTAGGTTTTACCTTCCGTTATGGTCAGGTGCAGCTCCATGACTCTGCTTTAAAACTATTTAAAGCAAAAGTCAGAAAGCTCACCAATCGTAATTGGGGTATTTCAATGAAACTACAAATTCATAAACTCACTCAATTCTTACGTGGTTGGGGTTATTACTTTTTGATAGCCAATGTTTATCAACTCGCGGTTGATCTTGATGCTTGGATCAGGCGTAGGTTACGCATGTGTTATTGGCGGCAATGGCGAAAGCCACGAAC is a genomic window of Pseudoalteromonas sp. '520P1 No. 423' containing:
- the ltrA gene encoding group II intron reverse transcriptase/maturase; the protein is MNLKPQRSPCCDSDSQRSTVNNTLNESNQNQSTLMIQILSDQNIGTAWQHVKTNKGAAGIDNMKIEEFNEFAVQHWQGIKSKILDETYQPLLVKRVRIPKSDGGERLLGIPSVIDRMIQQAISQVITPYFEPLFSSHSYGYRPGKRASQAVSHVQSCVKQGFKTAVDIDLSKFFDEVNHDMLMNRIGRKIKDKALMRLLGKYLRAGIAEIETGLWFPSDKGVPQGGPLSPLLSNILLDELDKKLAYKQLKFARYADDIIILVKTKSQGKQVKSDISNYITKRLKLVINESKSRVGPVSGSKFLGFTFRYGQVQLHDSALKLFKAKVRKLTNRNWGISMKLQIHKLTQFLRGWGYYFLIANVYQLAVDLDAWIRRRLRMCYWRQWRKPRTKVRSLIKLGVSEYLAISCGITSKGPCRSSKTKGINIAFNNDFLAKQGLVSLRDVWIKIHYGR